The following proteins are co-located in the Sporolactobacillus pectinivorans genome:
- a CDS encoding THUMP domain-containing class I SAM-dependent RNA methyltransferase yields MANQLDLIVTTAMGLESVAAEELKKLGYDRLTVENGKITFSAQPVDICRTNLWMRTADRIRLKVGEFKALTFDSLFEQTKALPWADFLPENANFPVTGKSHKSVLHSVPDCQAIVKKAIVESMKKHYHKEWFTEDGPQYKIQIALNKDIAALSIDTSGDGLHKRGYRQLHNIAPLKETLASAMILLSRWTPDRPFVDPFCGSGTLPIEAAMIGQNIAPGFNRSFVSENWPLFQDGEWNRAREEADNLANYDQQLNIMGSDIDHKMIELSEHNALEAGFSGLITFKQMQVADFTSKQESGCMIGNPPYGERMGDLKQIEGISRDLGQLFKKYETWSFYFISSFEDFESFFGRKATKKRKLYNGRIRTDYYQYFGRKYPIRQETES; encoded by the coding sequence ATGGCAAATCAGCTGGATCTGATCGTCACAACAGCTATGGGGCTTGAAAGTGTTGCTGCAGAAGAGTTAAAAAAGCTCGGATATGACCGCCTGACTGTGGAAAACGGAAAAATAACTTTTTCAGCGCAACCCGTTGATATATGCCGGACGAATCTATGGATGCGGACTGCTGACCGGATACGGTTAAAAGTCGGGGAATTCAAAGCATTAACTTTTGACAGCCTGTTTGAACAGACAAAAGCGTTGCCTTGGGCAGATTTTTTACCGGAGAATGCCAACTTTCCGGTGACCGGGAAATCGCATAAATCCGTTCTCCATAGTGTCCCGGACTGTCAGGCTATTGTCAAAAAAGCAATTGTCGAGAGCATGAAAAAGCATTATCACAAAGAATGGTTCACGGAAGACGGACCGCAATATAAAATCCAGATTGCTTTAAACAAGGATATCGCAGCGCTCTCGATTGATACAAGCGGTGATGGCCTGCATAAGCGCGGATACCGGCAACTGCACAATATCGCTCCCTTGAAAGAGACGTTGGCGAGTGCCATGATTCTCTTAAGCAGATGGACACCTGATCGCCCATTTGTGGATCCCTTCTGCGGATCGGGAACGCTTCCCATTGAAGCGGCCATGATCGGCCAGAATATTGCGCCTGGTTTTAATCGCTCCTTTGTCTCCGAAAATTGGCCGCTTTTTCAGGACGGTGAATGGAACAGGGCGCGTGAAGAGGCGGATAATCTGGCCAACTATGATCAGCAGTTGAATATTATGGGAAGTGATATTGACCATAAAATGATTGAGCTTTCGGAGCATAACGCACTTGAAGCGGGATTCAGCGGCCTGATCACTTTCAAACAGATGCAGGTTGCGGATTTTACATCAAAACAGGAGTCGGGATGCATGATCGGCAATCCTCCTTACGGTGAGAGAATGGGGGATTTGAAACAGATTGAAGGTATCAGCCGGGATCTGGGACAGCTCTTCAAAAAATATGAAACCTGGTCCTTTTATTTCATCTCTTCTTTTGAAGACTTTGAATCCTTTTTCGGAAGAAAAGCGACAAAAAAAAGGAAATTGTATAATGGTCGTATCCGGACCGATTATTATCAATATTTTGGCCGGAAATACCCAATAAGACAGGAAACTGAATCCTGA
- a CDS encoding carboxypeptidase M32 gives MSIDETVRSYEQYVKKIMDFNEAITLAEWDMRTGAPKKGISQRSEVVGTLSDEVFRRSVSDEMKGYLDALTEPSVQKSLSLVTKRMIEKSKKTYDHYVNIPAEENKAYVILQSEAQSVWEEAKAKSDFSLLEPYLEKMVAFKRKFISYWGVHANKYDALLDLYEPGLTVETIDRVFDKLRQGIIPLVDAVSASKDQPESDFLHVHFPVDKQKAFCLHLLRENGYDFEAGRLDETEHPFEITLNPGDVRVTTNFQENDFMSTVLGTIHEGGHALYEQHISRDLVGTPLCEGTSMGIHESQSLFFENFIGRSKAYWGLHYDELKRYASGQFDDVTLEDFYRAINVSRPSLIRTLADELTYPLHIMVRYDIEKGLFDGDLEVKDLPGVWNEKMKQYLGIVPETDREGVLQDIHWPGGDFGYFPSYALGYVYAAQFKHAMLHDLPDFDARVRGGSLSAITGWLSEHIHKFGSLKKPLEILNDATGEGPNPEYLIHYLTEKYSDIYRL, from the coding sequence ATGTCAATTGATGAAACAGTAAGATCTTATGAGCAATATGTGAAGAAGATTATGGATTTCAACGAGGCCATTACTTTGGCTGAATGGGATATGAGAACCGGGGCGCCGAAAAAGGGTATCTCACAGCGGTCTGAGGTGGTTGGTACGCTGTCGGACGAAGTGTTCAGGCGATCTGTATCTGATGAGATGAAGGGCTATCTCGACGCCTTAACAGAGCCTTCAGTTCAGAAATCTCTTAGTCTGGTCACAAAACGAATGATTGAAAAATCGAAAAAGACATATGATCATTATGTCAATATTCCGGCGGAAGAAAATAAAGCCTACGTCATTCTCCAGTCTGAAGCGCAGAGCGTCTGGGAAGAGGCAAAGGCCAAAAGCGATTTTTCTCTTCTTGAACCTTATCTGGAAAAAATGGTAGCATTTAAGCGTAAATTTATCAGCTACTGGGGCGTGCATGCGAATAAGTATGATGCGCTGCTTGATTTATATGAACCGGGTCTGACTGTTGAAACGATTGATCGCGTATTCGATAAATTGCGTCAGGGAATTATTCCGCTGGTCGATGCAGTCTCCGCTTCAAAAGATCAGCCTGAGAGTGATTTTCTGCACGTGCACTTTCCGGTCGATAAGCAGAAGGCTTTCTGCCTGCACCTTCTGCGCGAAAATGGATATGATTTTGAGGCGGGGCGTCTTGATGAGACGGAGCATCCGTTTGAAATTACACTGAATCCGGGCGACGTCCGGGTGACAACAAATTTTCAGGAAAATGATTTTATGTCGACAGTGCTCGGAACGATTCATGAGGGCGGACACGCGCTCTATGAGCAGCACATATCCCGCGATCTGGTCGGGACCCCGCTTTGTGAGGGAACTTCGATGGGTATTCATGAATCGCAGTCTTTATTCTTTGAGAACTTTATCGGGCGCAGCAAAGCGTATTGGGGCCTGCATTATGACGAATTGAAACGCTATGCCAGCGGACAGTTTGACGATGTGACACTTGAAGACTTTTATCGGGCCATCAATGTCTCGCGTCCCTCACTGATCCGGACACTTGCAGATGAATTGACTTATCCGCTACATATCATGGTTCGTTATGATATTGAAAAAGGGCTTTTTGATGGGGATCTGGAAGTGAAGGATCTTCCGGGCGTCTGGAATGAAAAAATGAAACAATACCTCGGTATTGTTCCTGAAACAGACCGCGAAGGTGTTTTACAGGATATTCACTGGCCGGGCGGTGATTTCGGGTACTTCCCTTCATACGCACTTGGTTATGTTTATGCGGCACAGTTTAAGCATGCGATGCTGCACGACCTTCCTGACTTTGATGCCCGCGTGCGCGGGGGCAGCCTTTCGGCAATCACAGGCTGGCTGAGCGAGCACATTCACAAGTTTGGCAGCCTGAAAAAGCCGCTTGAAATACTGAATGATGCAACCGGAGAAGGACCTAATCCGGAGTATCTGATCCATTATCTGACTGAAAAATACAGTGATATTTATCGTCTTTAA
- the parE gene encoding DNA topoisomerase IV subunit B has translation MAKEVTAYNDDTIQILEGLEAVRKRPGMYIGSTDARGLHHLVYEIVDNGIDEALAGYGNKILVTIHKDGSVSVRDFGRGMPTGIHRTGKPTVEVIFTVLHAGGKFGQTGGYKTSGGLHGVGSSVVNALSEWLEVTIWRDGSIFRQRFEHGGHPVTTLEKIGTSKETGSLIHFKPDASIFSTTSFQFDVLSERLRESAFLQKGMKIVLTDERSDKKEVYQYDEGIKAFVAYLNEDKDVLHPVVAFEGKANEMEVDVAFQYNDGYSESLISFVNNVRTKDGGTHESGFRTALTRVFNDYARKSGLLKEKEKNLEGSDIREGFMGIVSVRIPEHLLQFEGQTKEKLGTSEARSAVDTVVSEQLSYFLEENPQTSEMLIRKSIKARQARLAARKAREDARNGKKTRRKETLLSGKLTPASSKNADRNELYLVEGDSAGGSAKQGRDRKFQAVLPLRGKVINTQKARLEDILKNEEINTLIYAIGAGVGADFSIKDSNYDKIVIMTDADNDGAHIQVLLLTFFYRYMRPLIEAGKVYIALPPLYKVSKGTGKKEVLEYAWDDNGLKEAIKHIGKGYAIQRYKGLGEMNADQLWDTTMNPDLRTLIRVRIDDQTFAERRVTTLMGDKVEPRRKWIESHVAFGLDEETNILENENLTVVKGAE, from the coding sequence TTGGCGAAAGAAGTAACGGCTTATAATGATGATACAATTCAAATACTGGAAGGGCTGGAAGCTGTAAGGAAAAGACCGGGCATGTACATCGGCTCAACCGATGCAAGGGGGCTTCATCATCTGGTTTATGAAATTGTTGACAACGGGATCGACGAGGCTCTGGCCGGTTATGGCAACAAAATCCTTGTGACCATCCACAAAGATGGGAGTGTCAGCGTGCGCGATTTTGGTCGCGGTATGCCGACCGGAATTCATCGGACAGGAAAACCGACTGTTGAAGTGATTTTCACGGTATTGCATGCAGGTGGCAAATTCGGCCAGACCGGCGGGTATAAGACGAGCGGCGGACTTCACGGTGTTGGTTCATCGGTAGTTAACGCATTATCTGAGTGGCTGGAAGTGACGATCTGGCGTGACGGCTCAATTTTCAGGCAGCGGTTCGAGCATGGGGGCCATCCCGTGACAACGCTGGAGAAAATAGGCACGTCTAAAGAAACAGGGTCCTTGATTCACTTTAAACCGGACGCTTCGATTTTCAGCACAACTTCCTTTCAATTTGATGTCCTCAGTGAGCGTCTGCGTGAATCTGCTTTCCTGCAAAAAGGGATGAAAATTGTCCTGACGGATGAACGTTCCGATAAAAAGGAAGTTTATCAGTATGATGAAGGCATTAAAGCATTTGTTGCCTATCTGAATGAGGACAAAGATGTGCTGCACCCGGTCGTTGCTTTCGAAGGCAAAGCCAACGAAATGGAAGTTGACGTGGCTTTTCAGTATAATGACGGCTATTCGGAAAGCTTGATCTCATTTGTTAATAATGTCCGCACAAAAGACGGCGGAACACATGAATCCGGTTTTCGAACTGCACTGACACGTGTTTTCAATGATTATGCGAGAAAATCCGGTTTGCTGAAGGAGAAAGAAAAAAATCTGGAAGGCAGCGACATCCGTGAGGGATTTATGGGTATCGTGTCGGTGCGCATTCCTGAGCACTTGCTTCAATTCGAAGGCCAAACCAAGGAAAAGCTGGGCACGAGTGAGGCACGCTCCGCCGTTGACACTGTTGTCTCAGAACAGCTTTCCTATTTTCTGGAGGAAAATCCGCAAACCAGCGAAATGCTGATCAGAAAATCCATAAAGGCGCGTCAAGCACGGCTTGCCGCACGCAAAGCGCGTGAAGATGCCCGAAACGGAAAGAAAACCCGACGGAAGGAAACGTTGCTCAGCGGTAAACTAACGCCAGCGTCTTCGAAAAACGCCGACCGGAATGAACTGTATCTGGTCGAAGGCGATTCTGCCGGAGGTTCCGCGAAGCAGGGAAGGGACCGCAAATTTCAGGCTGTACTTCCCTTGCGCGGGAAGGTGATCAATACTCAGAAGGCAAGGCTGGAAGATATATTAAAGAATGAAGAAATCAATACGCTGATTTATGCCATCGGTGCGGGAGTCGGAGCCGATTTTTCGATAAAAGACAGCAATTATGACAAAATCGTGATCATGACCGATGCCGATAATGACGGCGCGCACATTCAGGTCCTTTTGCTGACCTTTTTCTATCGCTACATGCGACCGCTGATCGAAGCAGGCAAAGTCTATATTGCCCTTCCGCCGCTTTACAAGGTCAGCAAGGGCACCGGAAAGAAAGAGGTGCTTGAATATGCATGGGATGACAATGGTCTGAAAGAGGCGATCAAGCACATCGGCAAGGGCTATGCAATTCAGCGCTATAAAGGGCTAGGCGAGATGAATGCTGATCAGCTCTGGGATACGACAATGAATCCGGATTTGCGCACACTGATCCGGGTTAGAATTGATGATCAGACCTTTGCGGAACGGCGCGTAACGACACTGATGGGGGATAAAGTCGAGCCGCGCCGCAAATGGATTGAGTCCCATGTCGCGTTCGGTCTTGATGAAGAAACAAACATTCTGGAGAACGAAAACCTGACTGTCGTGAAAGGTGCTGAATAA
- the parC gene encoding DNA topoisomerase IV subunit A, with protein sequence MNREKLLDLPLEEVIGDRFGIYSKYIIQERALPDVRDGLKPVQRRILYAMFRDGNTSDKPFRKSAKTVGNVIGNYHPHGDSSVYEAMVRMSQEWKVRMPLIEMHGNNGSLDGDPPAAMRYTEARLSKISAELLRDLDAKTVEFVSNFDDTLEEPIVLPSKFPNLLVNGSTGISAGYATEIPPHSLAEIIDATIMLMERPQCTIDDLMTAVKGPDFPSGGIVQGIDGIRKAYRTGRGKIMLRARTEVESLRTGRQQIVITELPYEVNKALLVKKMDELRLDHKVEGVAEVRDETDRTGMRVVVELKKEADSQGILNYYFKNTDLQVSYNFNMVAIDHKAPRQLGLKEILEAYVEHQKNVVTRRSQFELQKSKERQHIVQGLIKAVSILDDVIRVIRASKDKKNAKENLSSSFGFSELQAEAIVNLQLYRLTNTDILTLRKEEEELVQTINRLQGILSSEKKLISVIKKELIEIRTKYADARRTTIEDEIEEIKIGLEVMVASEDVMVSLTKHGYIKRSSLRSFAASSDDGVAMKDTDHVLYQKQMNTTDTLLVVTNLGRYLYLPVHEIPDKRWKDLGQHVTSMVQVETDEQVIAALPVSDFGTENQFAVFITKMGMVKRTALSEYKAQRYSKPLTALKLKKSDACINAFLTDGTMDILIATRFGYGLRFAEEDAGMVGLRAAGVKAVLLKTDDWVAGGLAFPNEASSDDLLIVTDRGSVKKMSVERQLERSARARRGLTMLRELKSKPHRIAGIELINEQDRVWLATEKGKVVPVDPFNVRISDRYNNGSFVVDQEEDGDVIEIWKTPGISDTDEVD encoded by the coding sequence ATGAACCGAGAAAAGCTGCTGGACCTGCCGCTGGAAGAAGTGATTGGCGACCGTTTCGGTATTTACAGCAAATATATCATTCAGGAGCGTGCGCTTCCCGATGTCCGAGACGGGCTTAAGCCTGTTCAGAGACGTATTCTCTATGCAATGTTCCGTGATGGAAATACGAGTGACAAACCCTTCCGTAAATCGGCAAAAACAGTGGGCAATGTCATTGGCAATTATCATCCTCACGGTGATTCTTCCGTATATGAAGCCATGGTGCGCATGAGCCAGGAGTGGAAGGTCAGAATGCCTCTGATCGAAATGCATGGGAATAATGGCAGCCTCGACGGCGATCCGCCTGCCGCCATGCGATATACTGAAGCGCGCCTGTCAAAAATATCCGCAGAGCTGCTCAGAGACCTTGATGCTAAAACAGTAGAATTTGTGTCTAATTTTGACGATACGCTTGAAGAACCGATTGTGCTCCCCTCTAAATTCCCAAATTTGCTCGTTAACGGGTCAACAGGTATTTCAGCCGGCTATGCGACAGAAATACCTCCCCACTCACTTGCAGAAATCATTGATGCGACGATCATGTTGATGGAACGACCTCAGTGCACCATAGATGATCTGATGACTGCTGTAAAAGGCCCGGATTTTCCGTCAGGTGGCATTGTTCAGGGGATTGATGGCATCAGGAAGGCCTATAGGACAGGCAGGGGAAAGATCATGCTCAGAGCACGCACAGAAGTCGAGTCCTTGCGCACCGGGCGTCAGCAGATCGTTATTACTGAACTTCCCTATGAAGTAAATAAAGCGCTGCTGGTTAAAAAAATGGACGAACTGCGCCTGGATCATAAGGTTGAAGGCGTCGCTGAAGTGCGAGATGAGACGGACCGGACCGGTATGAGAGTTGTCGTCGAATTAAAAAAAGAGGCGGATTCTCAAGGGATACTGAATTACTATTTCAAAAACACGGACCTCCAGGTTTCTTACAACTTCAATATGGTGGCCATTGATCATAAAGCGCCACGCCAGCTTGGACTGAAAGAAATTCTGGAAGCTTACGTTGAGCATCAGAAAAATGTTGTCACCCGGCGATCGCAGTTTGAGCTGCAGAAGAGTAAGGAACGTCAGCATATCGTCCAGGGACTGATCAAAGCCGTTTCCATTCTCGACGATGTGATTCGTGTGATCCGCGCGTCAAAGGATAAGAAAAATGCGAAAGAAAATCTTTCCAGTTCATTCGGTTTCAGTGAGCTGCAGGCCGAAGCTATCGTCAACCTGCAGCTGTACCGGCTGACCAATACCGATATTCTCACATTGAGAAAAGAAGAGGAAGAACTTGTTCAGACGATCAACCGTCTGCAGGGCATCCTCAGTTCGGAGAAGAAACTAATTTCAGTAATTAAGAAAGAACTGATTGAAATTAGGACCAAGTATGCCGATGCCCGGCGGACAACCATTGAAGATGAGATCGAAGAAATAAAGATCGGGCTTGAAGTCATGGTTGCTTCAGAAGATGTCATGGTTTCATTAACCAAACATGGTTACATTAAACGTTCAAGTCTGAGATCTTTTGCTGCCAGCAGCGATGACGGGGTCGCCATGAAAGATACAGATCACGTCCTGTACCAGAAACAGATGAACACAACGGATACGCTGCTTGTCGTTACGAACTTGGGACGTTATTTGTACCTTCCCGTTCACGAGATTCCGGATAAACGCTGGAAAGATCTTGGCCAGCATGTCACCAGTATGGTCCAGGTTGAGACGGATGAGCAGGTAATTGCAGCCCTTCCGGTTTCTGATTTTGGTACGGAAAATCAGTTCGCTGTCTTCATCACGAAGATGGGCATGGTGAAACGGACAGCACTTTCTGAATATAAAGCCCAGCGCTATTCAAAACCGCTGACGGCGTTGAAACTGAAAAAAAGTGATGCGTGCATCAATGCATTTTTGACTGATGGGACGATGGATATTCTTATTGCCACCCGTTTTGGCTATGGGCTTCGTTTTGCAGAAGAAGACGCCGGAATGGTTGGCCTCAGAGCGGCCGGAGTCAAAGCGGTTCTACTAAAGACGGATGACTGGGTTGCGGGCGGACTGGCCTTTCCTAATGAGGCATCTTCAGATGATTTACTGATTGTGACTGATCGCGGTTCGGTCAAAAAGATGTCGGTTGAAAGGCAGCTTGAGCGGAGTGCACGCGCCCGCAGAGGGCTGACGATGCTTCGTGAACTGAAAAGCAAACCGCATCGAATTGCCGGCATTGAACTGATCAATGAACAGGATAGAGTCTGGCTGGCAACGGAAAAAGGGAAAGTCGTCCCAGTAGACCCGTTTAACGTCCGAATTTCTGACAGATATAATAATGGATCCTTTGTAGTGGATCAGGAAGAAGATGGAGACGTTATAGAAATTTGGAAAACCCCAGGGATTTCGGATACTGATGAGGTCGATTAA
- a CDS encoding NAD(P)/FAD-dependent oxidoreductase, with translation MSETQELYDITIIGGGPTGLFAAFYAGLRQMKVKIIESLPQLGGQLGTLYPEKDIFDVAGFPKIKAKDLVKNLVQQAAQFDPEIILDEKVQTLERQDDGTFKITAESGNSHRTRTVIVTAGVGAFSPRPLKIEGAETYENKNLHYYVDDVQKFAGKKVAILGGGDSAVDWANTLEPIARDVMIVHRRDQFRAHEKSVEQMNRSRVRIFTPYTAKEIIGNGDRIEKLVVEEVKGNRLEILPLDDLIVNYGFVSALGPIKDWNFEFDKNAIVVNTKMETSVPGIYAAGDIASYPGKIKLIATGFGEAPTAVNNAKHFIDPDSRTQPMHSSSSGELFSK, from the coding sequence TTGTCAGAAACTCAGGAACTGTATGATATAACTATTATCGGCGGCGGTCCGACCGGGCTTTTTGCTGCTTTTTATGCCGGATTACGGCAAATGAAAGTAAAAATTATTGAGAGTCTTCCTCAACTCGGAGGTCAGCTTGGCACGCTTTATCCGGAAAAAGATATATTTGACGTTGCCGGTTTTCCAAAGATAAAGGCTAAAGACTTGGTCAAGAACCTCGTGCAACAGGCGGCACAATTTGATCCGGAGATTATTCTTGATGAAAAGGTACAAACACTTGAACGTCAGGATGATGGGACTTTTAAGATCACTGCGGAATCAGGAAATAGCCACCGTACAAGAACGGTGATCGTTACGGCCGGGGTCGGAGCTTTTTCTCCGCGACCGCTGAAAATTGAAGGCGCGGAAACCTACGAAAATAAAAACCTGCACTATTATGTTGACGATGTCCAAAAATTCGCGGGTAAGAAAGTTGCCATACTTGGTGGCGGCGATTCTGCAGTCGACTGGGCAAACACGCTTGAGCCAATAGCCAGAGATGTTATGATTGTCCACCGCCGCGATCAATTCCGAGCTCATGAAAAAAGTGTAGAACAAATGAACCGGTCACGCGTTCGGATTTTCACACCGTATACGGCAAAAGAAATTATTGGAAACGGGGACAGAATTGAAAAATTGGTTGTTGAGGAAGTCAAGGGCAATCGGCTTGAAATTTTGCCGCTTGACGATCTGATCGTCAACTACGGCTTTGTATCGGCGCTTGGCCCGATCAAAGACTGGAACTTTGAATTTGATAAAAATGCTATTGTTGTCAATACAAAAATGGAGACGAGCGTACCTGGTATCTATGCTGCCGGTGATATTGCTTCATATCCAGGAAAAATAAAACTGATTGCCACCGGATTTGGCGAAGCGCCGACTGCAGTCAATAACGCAAAACACTTTATCGATCCTGATTCCAGGACGCAGCCGATGCACAGCTCAAGTTCCGGAGAACTTTTTTCCAAATAA
- a CDS encoding GNAT family N-acetyltransferase, with protein sequence MIIKSFNRLDEGTLIQIRSLEQAVMKQDGERNEVYLDASLHFNNAIKHTFIAYEKDQPISVLHLFLPTSREAELCAMTLPDYRGRGYFSALLLCAGKELSKYGIPDILFVADHRDSNKSLTDHLGANYDFSEYAMALEKNSWHDQSQDNGIRLIKTKFGDLDTLTDISRAIFGESEEDARSRIEKSLLARTREGFAANLSGKLIGMCYVDYEERDPSVFGFGVLPEFQGKGYGRRFLSLIIRHLFVRGAVRVKLEVESKNNRALNLYRSIGFAVSSGYDYYRMAVKHIYNG encoded by the coding sequence ATGATTATAAAGAGTTTCAATCGGCTGGATGAGGGAACGCTCATCCAGATTCGCAGCCTAGAACAGGCAGTGATGAAACAGGATGGCGAAAGGAATGAAGTATACCTTGATGCCTCACTGCATTTTAACAATGCGATCAAGCATACGTTTATTGCTTATGAAAAAGACCAGCCAATAAGCGTTCTGCACCTGTTTCTGCCCACTTCGCGAGAAGCCGAACTCTGTGCTATGACACTGCCCGACTATCGGGGGCGTGGATACTTTTCAGCACTGCTGCTTTGTGCCGGGAAAGAATTGTCGAAGTACGGAATCCCGGATATTTTGTTTGTCGCAGATCATCGCGACTCAAATAAAAGCCTGACGGACCATCTGGGTGCAAACTATGATTTTTCGGAGTATGCCATGGCGCTTGAAAAAAACAGTTGGCATGATCAGTCGCAGGACAATGGAATTAGATTAATAAAAACAAAATTTGGTGATCTCGATACGTTGACGGATATCAGTAGGGCGATTTTTGGCGAAAGCGAGGAGGACGCGCGCAGCAGGATTGAAAAATCATTGCTTGCCAGGACACGGGAAGGTTTTGCTGCGAATTTGAGCGGAAAGTTGATTGGCATGTGTTATGTTGACTATGAAGAAAGAGACCCAAGTGTTTTTGGCTTTGGGGTTCTGCCTGAGTTTCAGGGAAAAGGATACGGGCGGCGCTTTTTATCCCTCATCATCAGGCATCTCTTCGTCAGAGGTGCTGTTCGAGTAAAATTAGAGGTAGAAAGTAAAAATAATCGCGCACTAAACCTGTATCGAAGTATCGGCTTCGCTGTTTCATCAGGTTACGATTATTATCGGATGGCTGTAAAACATATTTACAACGGTTAA
- a CDS encoding class I SAM-dependent methyltransferase has protein sequence MCENDSRERWENVLMTAMALIDQAKVPYTLTGKSALVLQGVKIPDSENQTIQILIQWDAIESLYRLFLPYEPAPVKKDLRKTWFALTIDHFQMEIVGFFGTVIRTDPDRLQIKCGTEMVFVKSLYYFLRRLQADDPLYLTVKDYLHQMQSSDAIQNEKAWNEDAFQAWISRFGTPEQAAAKIRHDPVGRLAQLAPYFRVVKGKKIINLLGSHGGKALALSLLGADVTVVDISEENAAYAQRTAAALGTPLNYIVSDVLRLPKNIRTSGYDVVLMELGILHYFIDLDPLAKLVFQLLKDGGQLVLQEFHPVSTKLVTTRGKKQIVFGNYFDQTLKEREVAYGKHLSSRDQSEALNYKVFLREWTLGEIVTSFARSGLRVDRLDELPNTKNSDIGLPKLFTLVCSK, from the coding sequence ATGTGTGAAAATGATTCAAGAGAGCGATGGGAAAATGTACTCATGACTGCAATGGCGCTGATTGATCAGGCAAAAGTCCCCTACACGCTGACAGGGAAAAGTGCTCTGGTCCTCCAGGGTGTTAAAATTCCTGATTCGGAAAATCAAACGATACAGATTTTAATTCAATGGGACGCGATAGAAAGTCTGTATCGGCTTTTTTTGCCTTACGAACCGGCTCCTGTAAAAAAGGACCTGAGAAAAACTTGGTTCGCACTGACCATTGATCATTTTCAGATGGAAATCGTCGGTTTTTTTGGCACGGTAATCCGTACGGATCCGGATCGGTTGCAGATAAAATGTGGAACAGAAATGGTCTTTGTCAAGTCCCTTTATTATTTTTTAAGACGGTTGCAGGCGGATGATCCTTTATATCTGACGGTCAAAGACTATCTCCATCAAATGCAAAGTTCGGATGCCATTCAAAATGAAAAAGCCTGGAATGAAGATGCTTTTCAGGCATGGATCAGCCGGTTTGGGACCCCTGAACAGGCTGCTGCGAAAATACGGCATGATCCGGTCGGGCGGCTGGCTCAGCTTGCCCCTTATTTTCGCGTAGTAAAAGGGAAAAAGATCATCAATCTGCTCGGTTCACATGGGGGAAAAGCCCTGGCTCTTTCTTTGCTTGGGGCGGATGTAACGGTTGTCGATATATCAGAAGAAAATGCTGCGTATGCCCAAAGAACGGCGGCTGCGCTGGGTACTCCGCTCAATTATATTGTTTCAGATGTTCTGCGCCTTCCGAAAAACATAAGAACGTCGGGTTATGATGTTGTTCTCATGGAATTGGGCATTTTGCATTACTTTATTGATCTTGACCCGCTTGCGAAGTTAGTCTTCCAATTGCTTAAAGACGGCGGGCAGCTGGTTCTTCAGGAATTTCATCCGGTTTCCACGAAACTGGTCACGACACGCGGAAAAAAGCAAATCGTTTTTGGCAATTATTTTGATCAGACGTTGAAAGAACGGGAAGTCGCATACGGAAAGCATTTATCTTCCAGAGATCAATCAGAAGCTTTAAATTATAAAGTATTCCTGAGAGAATGGACACTGGGAGAGATTGTCACTTCATTCGCCCGTTCGGGGCTGCGCGTGGACAGGCTGGATGAACTGCCCAATACGAAAAACAGTGATATCGGTCTTCCAAAACTGTTTACGCTTGTCTGCTCAAAATGA